A window of Thermoproteus sp. genomic DNA:
GTACATATCTAAGTCTCTGTCCTACTTTATAAGGCCGAGGACGCCGTCTGCTATCAGCTGGACGGCCCAGGAGGCCACTATGAGGCTGAAGAAGCGGGAGAATACCCGCAGGGTGTTGTTGCCCACTAGCCTCGTCAAGTGGACGGAATACCTCATGGTGGCGTACGTCAAGGCTGAGGCGACGGCTATGGCCAAGATGAGGCTGAAGGTGTTGTAATATGTGGCCATTACCATTACGGAGGTGATGGCGCCCGGCCCCACCAACATGGGGGTGATTATGGGCACCATCACGTACTCCTCGGGGTTTATCCCCATGGTCCTCGGGGCGCCCTCCCTCATGATGTCTATGGCTATTATCAAGAGCAATATGCCGCCCGCCGCCCTAAATCCGTTTATATTTATGTTGAAGACATAAAATATATAGGGGCCGCCGAGGGCGAAAAGCAGGAGGAGCGCCGGCACCGTCACGGCCACCAGCCTCAAGAATT
This region includes:
- a CDS encoding MarC family protein; translated protein: MAAFSLADALVGAAQLYAIIDPLGAIPLLAALPNYEKLYPKFLRLVAVTVPALLLLFALGGPYIFYVFNININGFRAAGGILLLIIAIDIMREGAPRTMGINPEEYVMVPIITPMLVGPGAITSVMVMATYYNTFSLILAIAVASALTYATMRYSVHLTRLVGNNTLRVFSRFFSLIVASWAVQLIADGVLGLIK